In Synechococcus sp. Nb3U1, one DNA window encodes the following:
- a CDS encoding FAD-dependent oxidoreductase: MAGKGTAPVRLGRGQKRTPSRLREWVPLWVGVLSLLSFLGGMGLAGMSRQEVSSSSSDSPVQSSSAAPELPRFTAQGWPLLDPKPQPDQVWDCELVVIGGSLGGVAAASHAMRAGIQTCLIELTPWLGGQITSQGVSAIDESLPMRQRGNFSSHWLQFKALLESQPVHLPAWTGIPAGTRVADINSCWVGGLCFPPKAGVKAVETWLEQAAQNAPNSRWATQTAFKGATFSPDGSRIESIYAVQRQPRDPDFVPPGRLWRELASWYGWGETEVFAKRSVRLQAPPGRELFVIDATDTGELVGWAGIPYRVGSESRELLGEPNGAPATNPECTQAFTFPFVMAIHDDGGRSKAELAQLQPGYSRAEHRREFDMEGFPTFSGQSFFNYRRIVSKGRTDPFYGTPVPGDLTMVNWNRGNDWGIMNPPLILTEERLQESGQRHNWLGGLDVSAIKDGENHALLFAEWLMETQPRAGYPLSLLFGEESLMGTRSGLSLYPYIREGRRILGRAAYGQSEFMMLEQDIRIGTTGGRDFTPTVVGVTHYAIDIHGCRYRNWEPSLSASSAPINEFSVHPIRIPLEALIPQRLDNLLIGGKGIAVSHIVNAATRVHYGEWIIGSAAGLTAAWLGSQEPSLTPAQIVPRGKMAELQSYLVLRGQRLQW, from the coding sequence ATGGCTGGCAAAGGAACTGCTCCAGTGCGGCTGGGGCGTGGGCAAAAAAGAACTCCGTCCCGCTTACGCGAATGGGTTCCGCTGTGGGTGGGAGTGCTCTCATTGCTGAGTTTCTTGGGGGGAATGGGGTTGGCGGGCATGTCCCGTCAGGAGGTTAGCTCCTCATCCTCGGATTCCCCAGTCCAGTCGAGTTCTGCAGCGCCGGAGCTACCCCGCTTCACAGCACAGGGTTGGCCGCTGCTGGATCCCAAACCTCAGCCGGATCAGGTGTGGGACTGTGAATTGGTGGTGATAGGGGGATCCCTGGGGGGGGTGGCAGCAGCCAGTCACGCTATGCGGGCTGGGATCCAAACTTGCCTGATCGAACTGACCCCGTGGCTGGGTGGGCAGATCACCTCTCAGGGGGTATCAGCCATCGATGAATCGCTACCGATGCGGCAGCGGGGCAATTTCTCCAGCCATTGGCTGCAGTTCAAAGCCCTCTTAGAAAGCCAGCCAGTCCATTTGCCCGCCTGGACGGGGATCCCGGCGGGGACGCGCGTGGCGGATATCAACAGTTGCTGGGTGGGAGGCTTGTGTTTTCCGCCTAAGGCCGGGGTAAAGGCGGTAGAAACCTGGCTAGAACAGGCGGCCCAAAACGCCCCCAACAGTCGCTGGGCTACCCAGACGGCTTTTAAGGGGGCCACCTTTAGCCCCGATGGCTCCCGGATTGAGAGCATCTACGCCGTGCAACGGCAGCCCCGAGATCCAGATTTTGTGCCCCCCGGTCGGCTGTGGCGGGAGTTGGCCAGTTGGTATGGCTGGGGGGAAACGGAGGTTTTTGCCAAACGGTCGGTGCGCCTACAGGCTCCGCCAGGACGGGAATTGTTCGTTATCGATGCTACGGATACCGGGGAACTGGTGGGGTGGGCCGGGATCCCCTATCGCGTCGGTTCCGAGAGCCGTGAGTTGCTGGGTGAGCCCAACGGAGCCCCGGCGACCAATCCTGAATGTACCCAAGCTTTTACCTTTCCGTTTGTGATGGCCATTCACGACGATGGTGGCCGTTCAAAAGCTGAGTTGGCACAACTGCAACCGGGCTATTCCCGGGCAGAGCACCGACGGGAGTTCGACATGGAAGGGTTTCCCACCTTCAGTGGCCAGAGCTTTTTTAACTACCGCCGCATTGTCAGTAAGGGGCGCACGGATCCCTTTTACGGCACCCCCGTTCCCGGAGATTTGACGATGGTGAACTGGAACCGTGGCAACGACTGGGGGATCATGAACCCGCCCTTGATCTTGACCGAAGAGCGCCTACAGGAATCTGGCCAACGGCACAACTGGTTGGGGGGGCTGGATGTCTCGGCGATCAAAGATGGAGAGAACCATGCCCTTCTATTTGCCGAATGGCTGATGGAAACCCAACCGCGTGCGGGCTATCCCCTGTCGTTGCTGTTTGGGGAGGAGTCGTTGATGGGCACCCGTTCTGGCCTCAGCCTCTACCCCTACATCCGCGAAGGGCGGCGCATCCTCGGACGGGCTGCCTATGGTCAGTCGGAATTCATGATGCTAGAGCAGGATATTCGCATCGGCACGACGGGGGGAAGAGATTTCACGCCGACGGTGGTAGGGGTGACTCACTATGCCATCGATATCCACGGCTGTCGCTATCGCAATTGGGAGCCCTCTCTGTCCGCCAGCTCGGCTCCAATCAACGAGTTTTCTGTCCATCCGATTCGCATTCCCCTAGAAGCGTTGATTCCGCAACGGCTAGACAACCTGCTGATTGGCGGCAAGGGGATCGCAGTCAGTCACATCGTCAATGCTGCCACCCGAGTTCACTACGGCGAATGGATCATTGGCTCGGCGGCAGGGTTAACAGCAGCTTGGCTGGGCAGCCAGGAGCCCAGTTTGACTCCAGCCCAGATTGTGCCGCGAGGGAAAATGGCGGAATTGCAAAGTTATTTGGTTTTGCGGGGTCAACGGTTGCAGTGGTGA
- a CDS encoding YdcF family protein, whose translation MFDLFHCEREPLPWLGVKANLSQMLTQPLWMVPLLLGLGLAVVWLVPASRRRLGFILSSLPLWLYLFLLTPAGSGLLTWGLTTWIPQDALAPADAIVVLGRGGALANARVQDAYHLWQAGWAPRIFVSGAGDAGPMGRALLALGVPRSDVNGEDCSQTTEENAQFSLALLEPAQVQSILLITDDIHMLRSELTFRSFGIRVIPVISETYESRGFPLPALREYLGLLSYGLKGRFFARPIPDPQTLGFGWEGIPVSQQPSSLTAGINPMPEAHYTIAVPEELSS comes from the coding sequence ATGTTCGACCTCTTCCACTGTGAACGGGAGCCGTTGCCCTGGTTGGGGGTAAAGGCCAATCTCAGCCAAATGCTGACTCAGCCCCTGTGGATGGTGCCGTTGCTGTTGGGTTTGGGTTTGGCGGTGGTTTGGCTGGTGCCGGCCTCCCGTCGTCGCCTTGGGTTTATTCTCAGTAGCTTGCCCTTATGGCTCTACCTGTTTTTGCTCACCCCTGCGGGCAGTGGCTTACTTACCTGGGGACTGACCACTTGGATCCCGCAAGATGCGCTAGCTCCTGCCGATGCAATTGTGGTGTTGGGGCGGGGTGGGGCCTTGGCCAATGCCCGGGTTCAGGATGCTTACCACCTTTGGCAAGCTGGCTGGGCACCGCGTATTTTTGTCAGTGGCGCTGGGGATGCAGGGCCGATGGGTAGGGCACTGTTGGCGTTGGGGGTTCCCAGAAGCGATGTCAATGGAGAAGACTGCTCTCAAACGACGGAAGAAAATGCTCAATTCAGTTTGGCGCTACTAGAGCCAGCTCAGGTGCAATCGATTCTTCTGATCACCGATGACATTCATATGTTGCGTTCTGAGCTCACCTTTCGCAGCTTTGGCATCCGGGTGATTCCCGTCATTAGTGAAACCTACGAGTCGCGGGGTTTCCCGTTGCCTGCCCTGCGTGAGTATCTGGGGTTGCTTAGCTATGGTCTCAAAGGCCGATTTTTCGCTCGTCCTATTCCAGATCCGCAAACCTTGGGCTTTGGCTGGGAAGGGATCCCAGTTTCTCAGCAACCCTCTAGTCTGACAGCAGGAATTAACCCAATGCCAGAAGCGCACTATACAATTGCTGTACCTGAGGAACTGAGCTCCTGA
- a CDS encoding 4-hydroxybenzoate solanesyltransferase produces MSASPPAPWATGAAILRLLRWHKPAGRLILMIPALWGAFLAGRGIPPWPLVGIIILGTLATSGAGCVINDLWDRNLDPLVERTRNRPLASRELTVGVGILMLLVSLVCAAGLALFLNPVSFALCVAAVPVILLYPGAKRVFPVPQLVLALAWGFAVLISWTAVSGQEPDTPLWEMGLAWLWLATVLWTLGFDTVYALSDREDDERAGIHSSARFFGRLTPTAVGLFFLGTSIALLGVGMSMGLHGVYFASWVIATSMWGRQTWQLHQVDAPPTLYPAIFGQNVVQGFILLAGMIGGSLLA; encoded by the coding sequence ATGTCTGCCTCTCCTCCTGCACCTTGGGCCACTGGCGCAGCGATTCTCAGGCTGCTGCGCTGGCATAAACCGGCGGGGCGACTGATTTTGATGATCCCAGCTCTGTGGGGAGCCTTTCTGGCGGGACGTGGGATCCCCCCTTGGCCGCTGGTGGGGATTATCATTCTGGGCACCTTGGCCACCAGTGGCGCTGGCTGTGTGATCAACGACCTCTGGGATCGCAATTTGGATCCCTTGGTGGAGCGCACCCGCAATCGCCCTCTGGCCAGCCGGGAATTGACCGTCGGTGTGGGGATCCTGATGCTGCTGGTGAGTTTGGTCTGTGCGGCAGGGCTGGCGCTTTTTCTCAACCCGGTTAGTTTTGCCCTCTGTGTAGCGGCGGTGCCGGTGATTTTGCTCTATCCCGGGGCGAAGCGGGTGTTTCCGGTGCCGCAGTTGGTGTTGGCCTTGGCTTGGGGCTTTGCGGTGCTGATCAGTTGGACTGCTGTGAGCGGGCAGGAGCCGGATACTCCCCTCTGGGAAATGGGTTTGGCTTGGCTATGGCTGGCGACGGTGCTCTGGACGCTGGGGTTTGATACGGTCTATGCTCTGTCGGATCGAGAGGATGACGAACGGGCCGGGATCCATTCCAGCGCACGTTTTTTTGGGCGGCTGACCCCGACGGCGGTGGGGCTGTTTTTCTTGGGCACCTCTATTGCCCTATTGGGGGTGGGGATGAGCATGGGGCTCCACGGGGTTTACTTCGCCAGTTGGGTGATCGCCACCTCTATGTGGGGCCGACAAACCTGGCAACTGCATCAGGTGGATGCACCTCCAACCTTGTACCCTGCCATCTTCGGTCAGAATGTGGTGCAGGGATTTATTTTGCTAGCAGGCATGATCGGTGGATCCCTGTTGGCTTGA
- a CDS encoding Rrf2 family transcriptional regulator: protein MRLTTRATYSIRALLDLAMLGSGQTASVRAIAERQQIPAPYLEKLLIELRQAGLVRSQRGAQGGYQLARVPRRIPLSAILTAVGESLEPVTEDGSDGVGKSSARGEDKALERLDWVTEALWERIARRVQQVLEETTLEDLYFDARSWQAAQDQESGFVV from the coding sequence GTGCGCTTGACCACACGGGCCACCTACAGCATCAGAGCATTGCTGGATCTGGCCATGCTCGGTTCGGGGCAAACGGCTTCGGTACGGGCCATCGCCGAGCGGCAACAGATCCCAGCTCCCTATCTGGAAAAGTTGCTCATTGAGCTACGTCAGGCCGGCTTGGTGCGTTCCCAACGGGGGGCGCAAGGGGGGTATCAGTTGGCGCGAGTGCCGCGACGGATCCCATTGAGTGCCATTTTGACAGCAGTGGGAGAATCACTGGAGCCCGTGACTGAAGACGGTTCCGACGGGGTGGGAAAGTCCTCTGCAAGAGGTGAAGACAAGGCTTTGGAACGGCTGGACTGGGTTACAGAAGCGTTGTGGGAGCGGATTGCACGGCGGGTGCAACAGGTTTTGGAGGAAACCACTTTGGAAGATCTGTACTTCGATGCCCGCAGTTGGCAGGCAGCCCAAGATCAGGAGAGCGGGTTTGTGGTCTGA
- the ahcY gene encoding adenosylhomocysteinase yields the protein MTTATLSLPKHEVKDLGLAPLGKQRIEWAAREMQVLAQIRERFAQEKPFAGIRLVACCHVTTETANLALALQAGGAESVLIASNPLSTQDDVAASLVADYGISVFALKGEDVATYHRHVQIALDHRPNIIIDDGSDVTAELIQHRKEQLPDIIGTTEETTTGIVRLKAMFKAGVLSFPVMTVNDAETKHFFDNRYGTGQSTLDGILRCTNILLAGKTVVVAGYGWCAKGVAMRARGMGSQVIVTEVNPVRALEAVMDGFRVMPMGEAAPLGDIFITVTGNKHVIRGEHFDRMKDGAMVCNSGHFDIEVDLVALEERAISRQVVRPFTEEYRLKSGKSVVVLGEGRLINLAAAEGHPASVMDMSFANQALGCEYLVKNKGNLAPGLHPIPVEVDQEIAALKLKAMGIQIDSLTEAQIEYGNSWTAGT from the coding sequence ATGACCACCGCCACCCTGTCTCTTCCCAAGCATGAGGTAAAAGACCTCGGCCTTGCCCCTCTTGGCAAACAGCGTATTGAATGGGCGGCACGGGAGATGCAGGTGTTGGCTCAAATCCGCGAGCGGTTTGCCCAAGAAAAACCCTTCGCCGGGATCCGTCTGGTGGCCTGCTGTCATGTCACCACCGAAACCGCCAACTTGGCTCTGGCCCTGCAGGCGGGCGGAGCCGAAAGTGTACTCATTGCCAGTAATCCCCTCTCCACCCAGGATGATGTGGCGGCCAGCTTGGTGGCGGACTACGGCATCTCGGTGTTTGCCCTTAAGGGAGAAGACGTTGCCACCTACCACCGGCATGTACAAATCGCCCTGGATCACCGCCCCAACATCATCATCGACGATGGCAGCGACGTGACGGCGGAGCTGATCCAACACCGCAAAGAGCAACTGCCAGATATCATCGGCACCACCGAGGAGACCACTACTGGCATTGTCCGTCTCAAGGCCATGTTCAAAGCAGGGGTGCTCAGCTTCCCGGTCATGACCGTGAACGATGCGGAAACCAAGCATTTCTTCGACAATCGCTATGGTACTGGCCAATCCACCCTTGATGGCATTTTGCGCTGCACCAACATTCTGCTGGCCGGTAAAACGGTGGTGGTGGCGGGTTACGGCTGGTGCGCCAAAGGGGTGGCGATGCGAGCCCGCGGTATGGGATCCCAGGTGATCGTCACTGAAGTGAACCCGGTGCGCGCGCTTGAGGCGGTGATGGATGGTTTCCGGGTGATGCCCATGGGTGAGGCGGCTCCCCTGGGGGATATCTTCATCACTGTAACCGGCAACAAGCACGTGATTCGCGGCGAACACTTTGACCGGATGAAAGATGGGGCGATGGTATGCAACTCCGGCCATTTCGATATCGAAGTGGACTTGGTGGCCTTGGAGGAGCGCGCCATTTCCCGGCAGGTGGTGCGTCCCTTCACTGAAGAGTACCGCCTCAAGTCCGGTAAGTCGGTGGTGGTATTGGGTGAGGGCCGCCTGATCAACCTGGCTGCTGCCGAAGGTCACCCCGCCAGTGTCATGGATATGAGTTTCGCCAACCAAGCTCTCGGCTGTGAATACTTGGTCAAAAACAAGGGGAACTTGGCTCCTGGCTTGCACCCGATCCCGGTGGAGGTGGATCAAGAGATCGCTGCTTTGAAATTAAAGGCGATGGGGATCCAAATCGACAGCCTGACGGAGGCGCAGATCGAGTATGGCAACTCCTGGACTGCCGGGACTTAA
- the cbiB gene encoding adenosylcobinamide-phosphate synthase CbiB, producing MWSELLFPAQQTAFVVLAASLGLDYGLADPWGWPHPVRVMGAAITVGQRCILKHCRTAQAQGWGGAGLTLVLVMGSYGAGWGLISVGHWIHPWAGILAQIILMASCLGGRSLRFAALEVLDPLQRGDLQQARQQLSRYVGRDTENLSEPEILRAVIETVAENTPDGATAPLFYAFLGGAPLALAYKAVSTLDSMVGYRHAPFTHLGRVSARCEDGLTGLPCRLTVLTLALLSRDPWGFWQRCRQDARADPSPNSGWSEAAFAWRLGIQLGGTNFYRGIRKEKPKLGIPTRSLSPQVVLESLGILRQILLIWGGGMTGVLLMLHCLSLSLG from the coding sequence TTGTGGTCTGAACTACTTTTCCCGGCCCAACAGACGGCCTTTGTTGTGCTGGCCGCTTCCCTAGGGTTGGACTATGGGCTGGCGGATCCCTGGGGATGGCCTCACCCCGTGCGGGTGATGGGGGCAGCGATCACGGTTGGGCAACGGTGCATCCTCAAACACTGTCGAACTGCCCAAGCTCAGGGTTGGGGGGGGGCTGGACTCACTCTGGTTTTGGTGATGGGATCCTATGGGGCGGGCTGGGGACTGATTTCGGTAGGCCATTGGATTCATCCTTGGGCTGGGATCCTTGCTCAGATTATTCTCATGGCCAGTTGTTTGGGGGGGCGAAGCCTGCGATTTGCGGCTTTGGAGGTGTTGGATCCCTTGCAAAGGGGAGATCTCCAACAGGCTCGGCAACAGCTCAGCCGCTACGTGGGGCGCGATACTGAAAACCTATCGGAACCGGAGATCCTACGGGCGGTGATCGAAACGGTGGCGGAAAATACCCCCGATGGGGCAACGGCACCCTTGTTTTACGCTTTCCTGGGCGGGGCACCTTTAGCTCTGGCCTATAAAGCCGTCAGCACCCTAGATTCGATGGTGGGCTATCGCCATGCTCCCTTTACTCACCTGGGCAGGGTATCGGCGCGATGTGAAGATGGACTGACTGGGTTGCCCTGCCGCCTGACGGTACTGACTTTAGCTCTGCTGAGTCGGGATCCCTGGGGATTTTGGCAGCGTTGTCGCCAGGATGCGCGGGCGGATCCCAGTCCCAATTCGGGATGGAGCGAGGCAGCCTTTGCCTGGAGGTTAGGGATCCAACTGGGCGGAACCAATTTTTATCGAGGGATCCGAAAAGAAAAGCCCAAATTAGGGATCCCGACCCGATCTTTATCCCCTCAAGTGGTGCTGGAAAGCTTAGGGATCCTGCGACAGATTTTGCTGATCTGGGGAGGCGGAATGACGGGGGTGCTGTTGATGCTCCATTGTCTTTCCCTATCTTTGGGGTGA
- a CDS encoding response regulator codes for MQATLLTLTSPLPQVKEASPLAETLLVVDDEDAIRETIAIALEEQGYRVLQATDGRQALELVHTSERLDLVILDLMLPSLNGLDLCRLLRREGNTIPILMLTAKSSETDRVVGLELGADDYLTKPFGMRELIARCRSVLRRQQQSQVSDATVLRHGELCMFTQECRVLVRGIEVNFSPKEFRLLELFMGNPRRVWTREQLLERIWGSDFMGDSKTVDVHIRWLREKLELDPSSPEYLVTVRGFGYRFG; via the coding sequence ATGCAAGCGACCCTTCTGACGCTCACCAGTCCACTTCCCCAAGTTAAGGAAGCCTCTCCCCTTGCGGAGACCCTCTTGGTGGTGGATGACGAGGATGCCATTCGGGAAACCATTGCCATTGCCCTGGAAGAACAAGGGTACCGCGTTTTGCAGGCGACTGACGGACGGCAAGCGTTGGAGCTGGTGCATACCTCAGAACGTCTGGACTTGGTGATTTTGGATTTGATGTTGCCCAGCTTGAACGGACTGGATCTGTGTCGGCTGTTGCGACGGGAAGGCAATACTATCCCAATTTTGATGTTGACTGCCAAAAGCAGCGAAACCGATCGAGTGGTGGGTTTGGAGCTAGGAGCCGATGACTACCTGACCAAGCCCTTTGGGATGCGCGAGTTGATCGCCCGCTGTCGCTCGGTGTTGCGACGGCAGCAGCAATCTCAGGTGAGCGATGCTACTGTGCTGCGGCATGGGGAACTGTGCATGTTTACTCAAGAGTGCCGGGTGCTGGTGCGGGGCATTGAGGTGAACTTTTCCCCCAAGGAATTTCGCCTGCTAGAGCTGTTTATGGGCAACCCTCGCCGCGTTTGGACGCGAGAACAGTTGCTCGAGCGCATTTGGGGATCCGACTTTATGGGCGACAGCAAAACGGTGGATGTCCACATTCGCTGGTTGCGGGAAAAATTGGAGCTGGATCCCAGTAGCCCTGAATACTTGGTAACGGTGCGCGGCTTCGGCTACCGCTTCGGCTAG
- a CDS encoding argininosuccinate synthase, with protein sequence MGRAKKVVLAYSGGVDTSVCIPYLIHEWGVESVVTLAVDLGQGAELDAIQAKALTAGAEQSLVRDAIQELITDYAFPAIQANALYENRYPLSTSLARPLIAKLLVEVAEEVGADAVAHGCTGKGNDQVRFDLAITALNPTLKVLAPAREWGMTREETIAYGERFGIPSPVKKSSPYSIDLNILGRSAEAGILEDANLEPPEEVYALTKPVQDTPPDPTYVEIEFEQGIPVGLDGERLDPKMLFEQLNFLAGANGVGRIDMVENRLVGIKSREIYECPALLVLIQAHRELESLTLTRDVTHYKYGIETTYSQLVYNGLWYSPLRDALDGFIRATQKTVTGVVRMRLHKGQAVCVGRQSRCSLYNAELATYGEGDQFDHKAAEGFIYIWGLPTRVWSQSQRG encoded by the coding sequence ATGGGACGGGCGAAGAAGGTGGTGTTGGCCTATTCGGGTGGGGTGGATACCTCGGTCTGTATCCCCTATCTGATTCACGAATGGGGGGTGGAATCAGTGGTGACCTTGGCAGTGGATCTGGGGCAAGGGGCAGAACTGGATGCCATTCAAGCCAAAGCCCTGACTGCCGGGGCCGAACAATCGCTGGTGCGTGATGCCATTCAGGAGCTGATCACCGACTATGCTTTCCCGGCCATTCAAGCCAATGCCCTCTACGAAAATCGCTATCCCCTCTCCACCTCGCTGGCTCGACCCTTGATCGCCAAACTCTTGGTAGAAGTCGCTGAGGAGGTGGGAGCTGATGCGGTGGCTCATGGCTGCACCGGCAAAGGCAACGACCAGGTGCGCTTCGATCTGGCCATTACCGCCCTCAACCCCACCCTGAAGGTGTTGGCCCCGGCCCGCGAATGGGGCATGACGCGAGAGGAAACCATCGCCTATGGGGAGCGCTTCGGGATCCCTTCTCCCGTGAAAAAGTCCAGCCCCTACAGCATCGATTTGAATATTCTGGGCCGCAGTGCTGAAGCTGGGATCCTAGAGGATGCTAACCTGGAGCCGCCAGAAGAGGTCTATGCCCTGACCAAACCGGTGCAAGATACGCCGCCGGATCCCACCTACGTAGAGATCGAGTTTGAGCAAGGGATCCCGGTGGGATTGGATGGTGAGCGGCTAGATCCGAAGATGCTGTTTGAGCAGTTGAACTTTTTGGCGGGAGCCAACGGCGTTGGGCGCATCGACATGGTGGAAAATCGCCTTGTCGGGATTAAATCCCGTGAGATCTACGAGTGCCCCGCTCTGCTGGTGCTCATCCAGGCCCACCGTGAGTTGGAAAGCCTGACTTTGACCCGCGATGTCACCCACTATAAATACGGCATCGAAACCACCTACAGCCAACTGGTGTACAACGGCCTCTGGTATTCTCCACTGCGGGATGCTCTAGACGGATTTATCCGTGCCACCCAAAAAACCGTTACCGGTGTCGTGCGGATGCGCCTCCATAAAGGACAAGCGGTGTGTGTCGGTCGCCAGTCCCGCTGCTCCCTCTACAACGCTGAACTGGCCACCTATGGGGAAGGGGATCAGTTTGATCACAAGGCCGCCGAAGGCTTCATCTACATTTGGGGCCTGCCCACCCGCGTTTGGTCACAATCGCAACGAGGCTAA
- the ruvX gene encoding Holliday junction resolvase RuvX translates to MFTNLTYSATRDPVAALGLDVGNRRIGVAGCDRLGLLATGLGVIQRRSLPEDIAQIQEWIQRRQANILVVGMPLLADGSVGSQARKVQRLVRALQKAVDLPIERVNEHLSTVQAEWDLRAAGIPAKGQKPLIDQQAAAVILQTWLDERRSQPLLNC, encoded by the coding sequence ATGTTCACAAACCTGACCTATTCTGCCACAAGGGATCCCGTCGCCGCCCTCGGGTTGGATGTGGGCAATCGTCGCATCGGGGTGGCGGGTTGTGATCGGCTGGGCTTGCTGGCCACGGGTCTGGGGGTGATCCAACGACGCTCTCTCCCGGAAGATATTGCCCAGATTCAGGAGTGGATCCAGCGTCGTCAGGCCAACATTTTGGTGGTTGGGATGCCCCTGTTGGCGGATGGCTCGGTGGGCTCCCAAGCGCGGAAAGTACAGCGGTTGGTGCGGGCCTTACAAAAGGCTGTGGATCTGCCCATCGAAAGGGTGAATGAACACCTCAGCACCGTCCAGGCGGAGTGGGATCTGCGGGCGGCAGGGATCCCAGCCAAAGGGCAAAAGCCCCTGATCGATCAACAGGCGGCGGCGGTCATTCTACAGACTTGGTTAGACGAACGTCGGTCTCAGCCTTTGCTCAACTGCTGA